From a region of the Bacteroidota bacterium genome:
- a CDS encoding T9SS type A sorting domain-containing protein — translation MHNISKTLILLLAVTIGSISTDAYGINPKYRQLALLDMTARNGEGSQSNIYSAEFIAKTAGIPYIITTVVDTAVKYAMVFSSSSFKGSSGFTSGEKSALVSYVNSGGVLVVPHVSDSFFNSLFGISGSSYGYSHYSIRWNALSGDSSLRWIDDPRERTIRLGDSIIYPGSVIGSRAYTLSTATPLATYGDGTVAVIKNTYGSGHAYALGVSLMDMILRCQINHDFEAQRNFSNHFEPSSDVFMLFIKGLYAQYIPYATWKHSAPLDSKYVLMFTHDVDCRPAMDTMHYFADYEQQNNIIGTYFVTTHYIHDDLDNDYYTSHIPEIAYVASLGHVIGSHSVGHFPDFDNPVNIPEGLPGNTQATYSPHYSVYNSATTDATVFGEMEVSKGVLQTDIGVNVKSWRSGYLCYPADQAHVLDSTGYMNSSTNSANVVLSNFPFFCHQGLSFTQPVLPVFEIPNTIDVDGYNLDSLSSTNYISKANTWLTVVQKVADNYAPVVFLIHPTELYKLDLEDYLIQNLPAGASIMNLESFASYWHSRDTLIFSTERLNDSVLQVTVPDSLFSLSDQLSLVINNGQSLSNIIVRNQSGSPVGFHQSNWENNDLIIYFYPTIVGVNQSAAAKNSSYVKNYPNPFIGSTNFEFFLDKDAQVTIQVFDHTGREIKSVVSEHYKAGLHLVTFNADNYGAGIYFYTMTTPEGRYSGKMMLME, via the coding sequence CTTACATCATCACAACAGTTGTGGATACCGCCGTCAAATATGCCATGGTATTCAGCAGCAGCAGTTTTAAAGGTTCATCGGGATTTACGTCAGGCGAGAAATCGGCCTTGGTAAGTTACGTCAATAGTGGCGGCGTACTTGTTGTGCCTCATGTAAGCGATTCATTTTTTAATTCATTGTTCGGAATTTCCGGAAGTTCATATGGATACAGCCATTATTCCATCAGATGGAATGCATTGTCGGGCGATTCTTCACTGCGGTGGATTGACGACCCCAGGGAGCGGACAATACGTCTTGGCGACAGCATTATTTATCCGGGTTCGGTTATTGGCAGCAGAGCTTATACATTATCAACGGCTACGCCACTTGCTACTTATGGTGATGGAACTGTTGCTGTAATAAAAAATACTTATGGCAGCGGTCATGCGTATGCTTTGGGTGTTTCATTGATGGATATGATTCTGAGGTGTCAGATTAATCATGATTTTGAAGCACAACGAAATTTTTCAAATCATTTCGAACCGTCGTCCGATGTTTTTATGCTGTTCATCAAAGGTCTGTATGCTCAATATATTCCTTATGCTACATGGAAACACAGTGCACCTCTGGATTCTAAATATGTGCTGATGTTTACCCACGACGTTGACTGCCGGCCGGCCATGGACACCATGCACTATTTTGCCGATTATGAGCAACAGAACAATATCATAGGCACTTACTTTGTGACGACTCATTATATACACGACGACCTGGATAATGATTACTATACTTCCCATATTCCCGAAATCGCGTATGTTGCTTCGCTCGGACATGTAATTGGAAGTCACTCCGTAGGGCACTTTCCCGATTTTGATAATCCTGTGAATATTCCTGAAGGTTTGCCCGGAAATACACAAGCTACCTATTCTCCGCATTATAGCGTTTATAACAGTGCCACCACTGATGCCACTGTTTTTGGCGAAATGGAAGTTTCAAAAGGTGTATTGCAAACCGATATTGGTGTCAATGTGAAATCATGGAGGTCAGGCTATTTGTGCTATCCGGCGGATCAGGCGCATGTACTGGATTCAACGGGTTATATGAACAGTTCTACCAACAGCGCGAATGTTGTGTTATCAAATTTCCCCTTCTTCTGCCATCAGGGGCTTTCATTTACACAGCCCGTTTTACCTGTATTTGAAATTCCGAATACTATTGATGTTGATGGATATAATCTTGATTCCTTGTCTTCAACAAACTACATTTCAAAAGCAAATACATGGCTTACGGTTGTACAAAAAGTGGCGGATAACTACGCCCCGGTGGTTTTTCTGATTCATCCCACCGAGCTGTATAAGCTGGATCTTGAAGATTATCTTATTCAAAATCTTCCGGCCGGTGCATCGATTATGAATCTGGAATCATTCGCATCGTACTGGCACAGCAGAGATACGCTGATATTTTCGACGGAAAGATTGAATGATTCGGTATTGCAGGTTACGGTGCCGGATTCATTGTTCAGTTTGAGCGACCAATTGAGTCTGGTGATTAATAACGGGCAGTCGCTTTCGAATATCATTGTCCGGAATCAGAGTGGAAGTCCCGTTGGTTTCCATCAGTCGAACTGGGAAAACAATGACCTGATTATTTATTTCTATCCCACCATTGTTGGAGTTAATCAGAGTGCTGCGGCTAAGAATTCTTCCTATGTTAAAAATTATCCCAATCCATTTATAGGTTCAACAAACTTCGAGTTTTTCCTTGACAAAGACGCACAGGTTACAATTCAGGTCTTTGACCATACGGGACGGGAAATCAAATCGGTTGTAAGTGAGCATTACAAAGCAGGTCTGCATCTGGTAACTTTTAATGCTGACAATTACGGGGCGGGAATTTATTTTTACACGATGACGACGCCGGAAGGCAGATATTCGGGCAAAATGATGCTGATGGAATAA